The Elaeis guineensis isolate ETL-2024a chromosome 5, EG11, whole genome shotgun sequence DNA segment TATATAAATGTACTACTACCAACAATTCAGATTGATGGAGGCTTGATCTGATTCTGCAGTGAAttctcaaaaattagtttggataAGTACTGTATCTTTAGTTCAAGGGACCTTATGAATATATcctggagtccatgaagatcttgTCATGGCATTTGTTCAATACTTTTCTGTTTTGGTAATTACAATTACATGTATATCAAGCTTCATTTTCATATGATACCACAATACTTGCATGTGATCCAGTTTCATATTAAAGTCATAGCACTTTATTGCTCAAAGTTATGGTGGATTCACTCTGATGGATTGTTTATAAATCTAAACATTATTCTATTGCTGTTTGCCCTATCTTTATGAAGCAAGTTGTCGATCATCTTTTTTTGATAGATACTTTGGTGGCTACGGGATTATCCGAGACATAATTCACAGTCACATACTCCAGACAATTGCCTTATTTGCAATGGAACCACCTGTGAGTCTTGATGGGGAAGATATTCGAAATGAGAAGGTAATATGCCTCTCTTGCAGTGTGATTACTGCCATAACTATTTCACTTCTTGACTTGATGATGCACTCTTATGCAGGTCAAGGTGCTTAGATCAATTCGGAAATTGGACCTTGATGATGTTGTTCTTGGGCAGCATAAAGCTAGTGCCGGCAAGGCTGATGGTTATATGAACTCTCTGACACCAACATTCTTTGCTGCTGCTCTGTACATTGACAATGCTCGTTGGGATGGTGTGCCATTTTTAATCAAAGCTGGGATGGGACTCATTAAACACAGGTTGGATGAGACGCTCTGTTTGCACTACTATTTCTGTATGTCATGCGTATGTTTTCTGTCACATTCTGAAAGGCATAAAAATGCATgaatgaatttttgaaaaaatgttttaggaaaaaggaaaaagcaaCTCAGCTTTGTGCTTCAATTACTTCATGCATTAACTCTTTTTTGCCTTTTCTACTTTGCACATGGAGATTCATCACGTAATGAAATTTAAAGCAGCTAAACTACATTTATATGTTAAGATGGAAAAGCTGACCAACTTGTGGAGTATGCTTATTGTGTGGACTTCTGCACTCATATTTGTATGCAAGGATCTGACACCGACTgctataagatatattttttaaaatagcaactctaatcaatacttgCTTGTCCTTGTCCAGTCATGCAATGAATTATGGTGCATGCTTACACAGCTCCGCACAAAGTTGTATATCTTCATGCAAACCACTATTGATTGCAAGTTACTAAGTGAAATCAGCTAGGAACCTTATTACTTTCATGAAATGACAAACTAAAGCATGGTAGTGGGTGCAAATCATGGTTCATCTTATTTCCTGGAAGAAGGATACTCCAGTCACTTTTTTCAATCTAAAGCATACACACCGGCTTAGAACATAGAAGCAAACTGCAAAACCTTGTTGGATCAATTATCTTCACTAATCTCTGGATATTTAATTGCCTTTGGAACTTTCCGTTCTGAGGATATTGCATTGCCAAAAAGATGGCACCATTCTAAGTTCTAACAGATAATTCGTCATATTCTTGGTTATTTATCGACTCTATATTTCTCATGCCTTTTCATTAAATATTGGTTGGCCTTTTTTAGAAGAACATAATGGTTTATTACAGTTTTAGTTAATTCTCATTTCTCCCTTAATGCTTATATATATTCATCATCATATTAACGCCTTCACACCAATTATGATTCTCTGATTTCCTTAAGGGTTGAGATACGTATCCAGTTTCATCATGTCCCTGGCAATATATATCGTGAACGCATTGGCCAAAATATTGACCTTGCCACAAATGAACTTATCCTACGTGATCACCCTGATGAAGCCATTCTCATGAAGGTCAACAACAAGGTTCCTGGGCTTGGCTTGCAGCTAGATGCTTCAGAACTAAACTTGCTTTACAGGGATAAGTATGGTTAAATGACATTAGTCTATATTTCTAAAGTTGTGTTTACCCATGGACCTACAATGGAATGGATGTGGATTTTGTAGGTACAATGTTGAAGTGCCAGATTCTTATGAACACCTCCTTTTGGATGTGATTGATGGAGACAACCATCTTTTCATGAGGAGTGATGAACTGGCAGCCGCATGGAATATACTTACTCCAATTCTTCGTGAAATTGATGAAAATAAAGTAGCACCTGAGCTCTATGAGTTTGGGGGTAGAGGGCCTATTGGTGCCTACTATCTTGGTGCAAGCATGGAGTTCGCTGGGCTGATGATTAGTATTAGCATATTTGCTGTAGTATTGGCGAATGTGTTTCGGAGGAAAACCTATTGCCAACATGAAATTACTGTCATGCAAGAGTTCTTTCAATGTGAGATCAATAGACCATTTGTCTCACCCAAAGATGTAAATACACTCCTTTTTTTGTACAATGTAAATGACATAATTTGATCAAAAGATTATGAATAAACATAGCATACATCCTGTACTTTCGTTCCAACATCTGAAACTAAAATATAGTATTTCTTTACTATCAATAATCAAATATGGAGTACAATTTATGCCAGTTAGACATCCATACATGTTACATTCTTGTGATTGAATAAATTCGAAATTGTCTGTGGAATTCTTATGCTTCTTAATTAAGAGCATGCATAAGACTGCAAAACCTCAGTTTAGTTCCAAGTTAAGAAACCTTGatatatgccaaaaaaaaaaaaaaacactggaAATATGATCTCATGCCAAACATCCTCTTGAGTACATCCACCATGTATTGAAGCCATTATAGATAGCGAGCGTGAACTTGGACAGATGGCAGTAAGGTACCTGAGTAGGAGagggagaaaaattttgattttggaatAAGGTGGAATGTAAAACCTGGCTATAAAGAAAAGATTATAGGGTATGGATTTACAAAGAGGCATCTTACTTGCATATCTGGAGTATAGTGACATATCTGCAAATTATCACAATCAGTgcatcttaaaaaatttagagaCCTTATAAGGAGCATTTTGTTTTCAGTAATTTTTATCTGTTAATTTAGTTGCTTTGGAGCATCGTTATATTCAATTTTGATAAACTGCTACTAAGCTCGCCTTATCCAGATTATGTAAATCTGGATCTTAATCAATATGCTGACAGCAGTGACGAGTATAATATGCCTGCTCAGCCTCCATGGAGCATTTGCCCATCCATCTTAGAAACCCTGCAAATTTGAAGTATTTTGTATGTTCCAAAACAAACAAATCAAGCAACCTACTGCTTAAAGTGCACATGAAATGTTTAACAAAGTCTAGTTTTATGACAGGATTCTTTCTCTAATTTATGGTTATTTTCCTTGTGTGGATATCAATGTTTTTCAGGAACCTCCATTAGTCAATAGAATTTACAATTGAACTAAATTTGCCTGCTTTTATTAACACTAGTTACTGTTTAGCTCTTCCACCCCGGTTCACCACAGCACTGTGCATACAAAGGTTTTGTGAAGTGAAATCACATGGTGCTCAGAGATTTTTAGAGCCACAGCAGTATTTACTGATAATCTCTTTTCACAAAACTGGCTAGATGGTTGGCTGCTTTAATCCTGAATTAACCAAAAGTTTGTTTGTTAGGTATATCTGCTTTGAATGTTTTTTAATCGATGAGGTGGCTGGACAGTACTAAAAGCTTACATATGATGTCAGGCTTCCTAAGATCTTAAACTTAGTTGATGTATTTTTATAAACTATGGTGCCGAGATTTTTCTGAAGAAAAAACTAAAAGAAGCTTGCTTACTCTTGAGAGTGACGGGGAACCAACTCCTTGACAGGCAAAGAAAAATAAACATTTCCTAGTGGGAGATATAATCACCTTTTCAGAAACAAGACAATCCAAGTGATACTAATTCCTCTAAACTTGATTTTGAAGATAAATGCATATAAATATATCCAGATGGCTCCACTTACTTCCTCAGTGTTTCTAATTGATCCTCCCTGCATTTTGTCTCCATTCTACAGCTTCTGGATGAATGCAATGTCTCTCATGCCACTTGCAGGTTAGAATATAATTTGTGAACTTACATCAGATTAGATGTTATAAAAAACAAGAGCTATTAAATTATTCACCGCCTTTATCTATCACTTTCTTTATATATCAATCGCTATATTAATAATCAAAAAAGAGGGGCTAGATTGTTGGTATATAAATTGTCATTTAGTACTAGTAATTTACTTTAAATAGGATTTCTGAACATTAAACCATTCCGATACTCTATACAGATATTCACATCAAGTTTTGTTTATTGCACATATCGTTTTGACCCAAATCTTGATTCCAGAATTTCTGCATAATATTTTAATTCATGGTTCTCAATCTCAATGAAACGGTTCTGAGAGCAACTACTACAAGCATATTTAGGACTGCCTCTTTCTTTCTAAAATCACAGACCTCTTCTAATGAATTAAATTTAGATCCGACAAAGTATAAAATGTGACTAAGGAAGCAATCATGGCAAGTGAGATGAATCTCGGCTGTGAGGCTGGTATAATGCCAGAGTCTTTACCAGGGGTGAAGTTGTGAAGGGCCTTATATCTGGGTTGTCAGTCCTGCTTTTGATAGAACTTTCAGTGGGTGAATTGGGATCCAGGTTGATGATAATGAGGTTATTATCTCATATTTTTTGTAATAATTAATATTGCTTATAGAATAAAACAGAAGATTTGACAATTGATAGTAATTTGAAGTTAAAATTGATGCCACAAGCAATCTAATAGCCAAAGACCATCCATTGAGATATGATCAACAGAATTTGCTTATGCTTGGTAATAGCTACTTTaggtaaagaaaaataaaatggaaaAAAAGACCTAGAGAACAAAATTGCTACAAGCTTCACTCTGATGCCAAGATGATAGGAACCCAATTCCTATCAATGGTATTTTCagtaaaaaaatagagagaaacagAAGAAAAGTAGGTGAAAGATTGCTTGACCACTTTGAGGGGATCATGACCTCTAGCAAAGTTTATTAATCCATTGGGCTTACATTTTTAGACCCTAAAACAAAAGAAATAATTCTaagtagaaaaataattagaaaataaagtaaaaaaggagaaaaagtagGGATGTAGAAATTAGAGTGTTTCCTAATTAGAATATCATTGCCCTCCAACAGAGGTATAAGTACTAGCCAAGTAAAATAATTTTGAGAAGTAAGAAAATCATTGCAGGACAAGTTGTTTTATTATGTAAATATGTCTGGATTTTGAAATGGAAATTAAGTTTGGTATTCATGATATTATGCTGCTTTAGTTAAGTatttgctggttttgaaagtctCTATTTTGCTATAGCATACCCACATTTAGTCAAAAATATTGATGGAAAACACTATGGAATATGGACGTTCTGTAGCTCGATGTTGTGTCCTTGGGACTTCATATAGTGTATTCCTTTCACAACGATAACAAAGTCCCATTAAGGGTTGATTGGAGAATTATTTGGTCCACTCCTGCAATTGTGGGTTAGTATGCTAACAATTCATCCTTCacctttttttatttctttggtAGTTTTTATGCTTTTTGCCTGATAGAAAGAGCATGCTTATAATTGAAGTTCTGATAACAAAAAGATAAGCTTAAATAAAAAAAGGTGGAGAGGTCATGAAATGTCCATGGCCATGACCATATTCAAGAAAAGCACTAATATCTCAAGCACTTCTCTACTATTCGTATGGTCATGACAATACATGATCTCCCCTGGACACAGGAGAGGTGAAGAGGAGATTGGAGGTTTTACATGACAGTTGGCAGACTATCAACGTAAAATGAAAGCATACCATAACTAGGGAGGAATAAGCACATTGCATGAACATTATAACAAGAGAGAGATCATTCCTTGTTATTTCAAGGTTGAATCCTTAGAACTCTCTCCCAATTTTGATGATCTGGCTTCACTCCCCGGACTATATGTCCCTCTTCCACTGAGACGAGGACTTCGCTCTTGTCGCAGTTCAGCTATCCGGGGGCTATATGCTTTCTCTGAAAACTGGGGACTGTGAAGGCCTCTTAAATCAGTGGCTGGTGTTCCATTAGAACTAGTGACTTTAGGACTGTAAATGTGCTTAATTTCGCCACGGCTTCTGGTGACCATCTCATCTAGAATTTCTGCACTCTCCGCGGATGAATGCCTAATACCTGTATCAACCTCCTGCAAAATAATGAAGATATAATCAGTAGTTACAAGTTAGATATTGTTCTTGACAACATAATATGAGCAAGGGAAGTTACCGCCGCcacattaaatgctaaagcagGTGACTCTTCATACTCTGCTGCATCTAAATCTGTAAGGTGTAGGCCTTTGAAAAATTTGGGCAGAACATATTGCCTCACAGGAATTAGAAGCATGATGAGTAGGGGAAAGAGGACACCAGCTATGGGAATCCATGTTATTCCAAAACACAAAAGCAAGTAAGTGGTCTGGAAAAAAGTATAAATTGTGATGGTCTTAAAAGGCACAGTCTCTACAAAGGTGGCATGGTATTCTTCAAGAACCCTGTTTATAATAAAGTTTATCAGTATATGCCACTCAAAGTGCAGATTATTCAAGAGAGAAAAGAGTATCTAATGGGATATATGTGGGCAGACTAACTGCAGACTTACTTGTATCTCCTGCTAGGAGCAGTGAAGAGCAGCAGAATTCTTTCCCAGAACTGGTTACCGGGTAAGCTCTCAATGGCCATGAAGGCAAAGTAACCCCAGAGAACTGATGTTGGAATCTTTTTAAGAAATGGCATGGCTGCAACACAGCCTCCAACCATCATAGCTTGCAGCAAGTTGCTCAAACGCTGTTCTTTAACCTCAACAGGTATAAGATCATCAATTTCCTTTTCAACATCGAATGTGGATTCGTCAACTGGAGCACCAATATGTCCCATACTTGAAACCATCTGGACAGTTGAGTCTTTTAGTTCCTTTAATCCCTGCATGAACAATTTATACATGTAAGGGTAGGAAGAGAGAGCTTCATAATTAATGGTTGCAAATTGAGGCAAGCCGATACCTGAGAAGATTGTGCTTGGTAGATTAATGGGGTTTGCATTTGCTGATAAGCTTCTTGCATATTTCCATATAGTTGTCCCAGGCTTGAGTTCTGGTGGATACTTTTCCGTGCAGTGGCTACTAATCTATTACGAAGAAGCTGCAGAAAAATGCAGGAGAAACTTAACAAACCCACTGCATGAAAGGATGCTCTACCAAGTTAAACATTGGAGGACAAATCACTAACCTGATGCTTGAGAGTGGCCAAACTCTTAGTATGCATTGGAGATTGTGGGATGACACCATTTGATGGGGGGATTCCAATTAGGCCACATGTTAAGGTCTGCATGAAACAGTCAAGAAATGAAACCCAGACTTGGAGATCAGCGGCCATTTTAACAAATTGACATGATGGCAAGCAAGTAGTGCATACCAGAAAGCCCAGAAGAAGTAAATCATAATGATAAGATGGTGGTTTCCTCAGATTGAATTCCTTCTGCTGTGATAGTTGAGATGCTACACTGTGGTCAAAATAGTAGAGGACTGCTATCATCGTAGCTGGAATAAAAGCTCCAAGTATGTAGAGAACGGGCACATTCAGCATATCCTGTTGTTTGAACAGTAATTACGAGTCATGCTGTTAAAACTTTAGCCAGAAGATCTAACAAATTCAAAAAAACCTGCATTATAATTGGAGTTCTAAGTTTTTACAACTTCATGATTTACTAAGAAAGTGAGGTTTCCAGAACAAATGTAAGAACTCAGATATGCTTATAATTGGAATTTGTTGAGACCGCTACTTGATGAAAGAGCTTTACATGCCTTGATGACTGTCCAGTTCTCATAAGCACCAGGTGACCATGGATTTGGGCTGAAAAGGCGTCTAGGTATCCCTCTTGGAACATCACCAGATGGTATATAAGAAACCCCAGTCCAGACAAGAACCATCAGTGGCACGCCATAGTCCGCAATGAAACCTCGTAGCCAACCTGCAAATGTTTATTCTTCTTAGTTTTTTCATGTTGAAACTTGCAAAGCCTCAAGAAATCAGGGGCACTCCCAAGCAAGATCGCCATACTGTACCAACCAGATGGTACAGGAAGTACCATCTCATATCAGTACCGGACCAGTATATGGTACAGGAGCGTATCAATACTTTGTACACCGACTCGGCCCTGTACCTGGCATTCCGACACAGTAACAGGGGGTACCGTTATGGGGCTGGTGCCCGGTATTGAGACGACATACCTTGCTCCCAAGGGAAAGAATCTAATGGTGGCTGAAAAACTTTGCAACTTCCAAAATGCAAAATAACAACGAAGCTCTGCAAACTTCTTTACATACATGGATGAACTAAAGCATCTATTTGACTATTTAGAATACAACACAGTAAATGAAGCATTTGGCTTGAAATGTCATACATACCAGTTCCATATCGCCATGACCGTGCCTTCCTACTTCTGAGTGCAGTCAGTAGAAGGCCAAAGGACAGAACTAGAGCAAACATTCCATTGGCAAATCTCCAGGATGGAATGAATTCTAACGCATTTGGGTTATCTCTTTTGGGGATGCGAAACTCATCAATAAGCCCTAAAGAATCCAAAAGACAATATAGTAACAATAAGGTTAACCAGTTCAGAAAATATCCACCACGACTTATCAACACCAAATTTACATCTAAAAGAGGTCATGCATGAGAACACTTTAGGAAGCTCAAATATTCAGCATGCTTTTTGGAATTTTGGACTTGTAGTGTGGAAGTACAACAGTGcaacaactttttttttctttattttttttcaatataaacaCTTATCTATTATTGCTTACAAGAGCTATTTCTTATTCTTGTCACTCATGATATAGGAATTTTATCTTGTCTCAGAAATACTTGTGAGGATTAAATCATGCTTTCATGCACTTGGTCCACTAGTTATCTTCAAAcacaataattttgaaaaaaaggaaaagaagatacTGATGCCTTACTTTAATAGCTTGTTGCATGAAGAGCATAGCAATCAGAAGACCAAACAGCTCACCAGCTAGCCGAGTAAATCTATTGATAAGGGAGCAAGCACCTAGAATAGCCAGCAAGAACAGCAAGAAGGCTGTCCATACACATACCCTGCCAACCCAACAATATCAAGAAGGAAAGCCAATTTTAacttgcaagcaaaagtcaaccATATGCTTCTATCTAAAACAATTCTCACAAGCTTACCATCCAGTCCATGCTAGAAAAAGCTTTGGACCCAAATCTTTTCTATCTTTTGCGAAGTCAAACATAAATGTGTACATAAGCACAGTTGGTTCTGCTACTCCAAGAATCAGCAAAGGCTGACCACCTATAATGGAATGTATAATCCCGCAAAGTGCAGTCGATGCCAATGTTTGAACTGCTGTTAAAATCCCATCTACCAAAATCCACGCATAGTTTCAAGGATTAGAAACTTCCAcattgaataatttttttcaacatCTAATAGATACAATTCAAGCAGTTGCTTATCATCCAAGTCTACAATATATCCATCTTCAAACTAACTCAAATATATTAATGAGTTAACTGGTTGTATCATAAAGAAAACTGACAACTTTTCATACCAGTATTCCTCTCCAATTGTTCTCCAAATGATATGACTGGGATTGCAGATGCAAAGAATATATATGTGGTTGGAGCCAAAATCCTGAGCAGTGGGATTAAATGACATGTTATGGTACATCAATGGTTCAAGCACAGAATAAATTAAGAAATTGAGGAAGTGGATGAATCTAAAATCATCTACAATACATTATTGAAGAAATTAGACAGTGCATGGTTTCAGGGAAGTCAGATATAGCTATAACAAAACTACAGCTAGGCCTATTCAGATCACCAATCAAAACCTGATGCCTGCACGGAAGCCACCAGTCCAATCTTGCTTGTAGCACATCAATCTTCCTTGGAGGTCATTCTTGATTCCACGAAAAGGTACATAAGTTTCCTCCATTGCTCTATTGGTGTTGCAAGAAGgatgagagaaaagaaagaaaagaacttTTCCAGATGGCACCACAATTCCTAGGCTCTAATAGTTAGATAAATATGAAACAGTGCAGTTAGAAGAATAGAAATTAGATTACATAAGTTGGGCATCACAACAACCATCCACATTCATGGGGAAAAAGGTACAACTCTTCCAAGAATGCTAACAAACACATGAGAACCAGAAAAAAGGACCAGTGGGGGCTCAAAATCCAGATGGAAAGATAGCTTTTTGCTCCAGGAGAATCACTCACAGCCGAAAGGAAGTAACTTTACATGATTTCTCCCCACAAAAACACTCTTTGATCACTTGGGCACCACCAACTCCAATACCAACCGAACTATACTATGGCTGATTGGAAGGAGGCACCAGCATGGCATCAACCAATACAAGAGAGGCTAACTCCTCAGACTTCATCAGATTTCTACAACCAACGGAGGCAGAGGAATTATGAGAAGGCTTGAGAGGGAGGGAGGCTTCAGTAGTATATAAGACTGAAAAAAAGGGTTGAGAAGCGAAATGGGTAATTCATGGGGGGCATCGTGGTCAACGTGGGaggtttttcctctctttttttttttttttggagggggtGGGGGGTTGACAAAAAGTAGGAGCACACCAACTTCATTCAGGAAATGATGGTACACAGAAAGCCAGCCATCCAACACAATATTAAGATAGAGGATTGGTGGCAAGAtttaaagaagcaagaagaagagaggaggcaggaAGAGATTTTACAGAGATGATAGGCTTCcaagaagggaagagagagatGGACAGCATCCATGTAAGCATGGAAGTGAGACCTCGACTAAAAAGAGTTATTATTTCTTTCCTTCCACAGTGAACAGGAAATGGAGATGATTAGAAGAAACCATGCTGGTTTAAACTAAGCTATTGATTTGCTTTCAACGATCATGTGCTTAGTTTTCTGATGCAGGGTGGCAAAAATGTTTTACTTTTTTCTGTTGTTTAGGGGTTTCAGTGGCTGCCAGACCATGTCAAGCTGGCTTGATGAAGTAGCACAGAGCACCAGAGCTAGTGGCTGCTGATTTGCACTTACTTTaaggaaataaataatatattaaaatatcttCTCGCAGGCCCCACTGGATCCATCATTATCTTTTTACAGCCAAGGATTGCACCTTCCATCGGAAAAATATAGAGTTCTCTTGTTTTGGGTTATTCATGGAACCCAATCGCtttatctaatataaaaattacttttacaccaaaaaaaaaaaacacccgtTCCTTTTCTATGATGAATGCACCTTGGCACTTTCTCTTGTGCTAAAGAGCTTCataaattttaccaaaaaaaaaaaaaagagcttcaTAAATTCCCGCACCTCGTATTTGCAGTTACATATCCATGCTTCAGAAATAGACTGGCAAGAGCGGcatatctaaatatataaaagaaaaaaagatcaaatatatcaatatattttacaTTTCTTTGATTATGAGGCACCCTAAGGGCCGCTTAAATCAGACATTATGTATGGAAcgtattatgattttttttttaaatggaaaGGAACGTAATGTGAAATGTGGACTCGCTTTCTCTGAAAGAAATATGAACACAATTTTCAAGAACATGGACAGATTATAaaatgatcaaactttttttcttA contains these protein-coding regions:
- the LOC105044955 gene encoding probable boron transporter 2, translating into MEETYVPFRGIKNDLQGRLMCYKQDWTGGFRAGIRILAPTTYIFFASAIPVISFGEQLERNTDGILTAVQTLASTALCGIIHSIIGGQPLLILGVAEPTVLMYTFMFDFAKDRKDLGPKLFLAWTGWVCVWTAFLLFLLAILGACSLINRFTRLAGELFGLLIAMLFMQQAIKGLIDEFRIPKRDNPNALEFIPSWRFANGMFALVLSFGLLLTALRSRKARSWRYGTGWLRGFIADYGVPLMVLVWTGVSYIPSGDVPRGIPRRLFSPNPWSPGAYENWTVIKDMLNVPVLYILGAFIPATMIAVLYYFDHSVASQLSQQKEFNLRKPPSYHYDLLLLGFLTLTCGLIGIPPSNGVIPQSPMHTKSLATLKHQLLRNRLVATARKSIHQNSSLGQLYGNMQEAYQQMQTPLIYQAQSSQGLKELKDSTVQMVSSMGHIGAPVDESTFDVEKEIDDLIPVEVKEQRLSNLLQAMMVGGCVAAMPFLKKIPTSVLWGYFAFMAIESLPGNQFWERILLLFTAPSRRYKVLEEYHATFVETVPFKTITIYTFFQTTYLLLCFGITWIPIAGVLFPLLIMLLIPVRQYVLPKFFKGLHLTDLDAAEYEESPALAFNVAAEVDTGIRHSSAESAEILDEMVTRSRGEIKHIYSPKVTSSNGTPATDLRGLHSPQFSEKAYSPRIAELRQERSPRLSGRGTYSPGSEARSSKLGESSKDSTLK